Proteins encoded together in one Peribacillus asahii window:
- a CDS encoding ABC transporter permease — protein MESNGIIDIQFWRLCAAYVFVVILLVIVKRRGISREREIIIATFRMTIQLFIAGYVLTYMFNDPHPVITITMLGAMSIFSIMNIFKQMKFSLKRQIKWCIACSMMTGPIITLLFFNGIVIHFTPWYEPRYVIPIAGMIIGSAMTGLTLALKNLYEGMTSNRDKIEAMLMLGAAPTKAVKKYVDQAFDSAVLPTINNMLGMGIVFLPGMMTGQILAGISPTVAIEYQIAVILGGLGGVSLTVIIFILLSYKVFFTKNAQLDL, from the coding sequence ATGGAGAGTAACGGTATCATTGATATTCAATTTTGGCGCCTTTGTGCAGCATATGTGTTTGTGGTGATCTTACTAGTAATCGTGAAAAGGCGGGGGATTTCTCGTGAAAGGGAAATTATTATTGCGACTTTTCGTATGACTATTCAACTGTTTATAGCAGGATATGTGTTAACGTATATGTTCAATGATCCACATCCAGTTATTACAATTACCATGTTAGGAGCTATGTCCATCTTTTCCATTATGAATATTTTTAAACAAATGAAGTTTTCACTTAAGCGACAAATCAAGTGGTGTATTGCGTGCAGCATGATGACAGGGCCGATTATTACTTTATTATTCTTTAATGGCATCGTCATTCATTTTACACCATGGTACGAACCGCGCTATGTTATCCCAATCGCAGGGATGATTATAGGTAGTGCGATGACGGGATTAACGCTTGCTTTAAAAAATTTATATGAAGGAATGACTAGTAACCGGGATAAAATTGAGGCGATGCTTATGCTGGGGGCTGCTCCTACAAAAGCGGTTAAGAAATATGTCGATCAAGCCTTTGATTCTGCTGTGCTGCCGACGATTAATAATATGTTAGGGATGGGGATTGTTTTTTTACCCGGTATGATGACAGGCCAAATTCTTGCAGGAATTAGTCCCACAGTGGCCATTGAATATCAAATTGCAGTTATTTTAGGCGGGCTTGGCGGTGTCTCGTTAACCGTTATTATCTTTATTCTGCTTAGCTATAAAGTGTTTTTTACGAAGAATGCACAATTAGATTTATAA
- a CDS encoding phosphocarrier protein HPr: MIEKKFKVVAETGIHARPATLLVQAAGKFDSEITLEYKGRTVNLKSIMGVMSLGVGKNADITITATGSDENDAIKTLTETLDKEGLAH; the protein is encoded by the coding sequence ATGATAGAAAAAAAGTTTAAAGTAGTTGCGGAAACAGGCATTCATGCGCGTCCAGCAACGTTATTAGTACAGGCGGCTGGTAAATTCGATTCAGAAATTACATTGGAATATAAAGGGAGAACGGTGAACCTTAAGTCTATTATGGGTGTAATGTCTTTAGGTGTTGGTAAAAATGCGGATATCACGATTACAGCTACCGGCAGCGATGAAAATGATGCGATTAAAACGCTTACGGAGACACTGGATAAAGAAGGTTTAGCTCATTAA
- a CDS encoding SDR family oxidoreductase gives MDFQLENKNALILASSQGLGKAIAAELVKEGSNVMLVGRYEEKLVNAQEELQKLGLGKVVYTVTDLSKLEDIQALVKKTVDEFGSIDILINNAGGPPAGTFVDMSDEHWQQSFELNLLSYIRTIRESLPYLKQKGGRIVNIASSSIKEPIQGLILSNTFRTAIVGLAKTLSVELGPDNILINTVGPGRIATERIQYLDEVTAEKKGITQEQLSQQLLKNIPLGRYGEPEEFAKFVTFLVSGANTYLTGQSYLVDGGMVKSI, from the coding sequence ATGGATTTTCAATTAGAGAATAAAAATGCACTGATTTTAGCATCAAGTCAAGGGTTAGGGAAGGCGATTGCAGCAGAGCTTGTAAAAGAGGGAAGTAATGTGATGCTTGTTGGCCGTTATGAGGAGAAGCTTGTTAACGCTCAAGAAGAACTGCAAAAGCTAGGATTAGGGAAAGTTGTTTATACAGTAACAGATCTTTCGAAATTAGAAGATATCCAAGCCCTTGTCAAAAAGACGGTAGACGAGTTTGGAAGTATTGATATTTTAATCAATAATGCAGGAGGACCGCCTGCTGGGACGTTTGTGGATATGAGTGATGAGCATTGGCAGCAATCTTTTGAGCTGAATTTACTTAGTTATATTCGTACGATTCGTGAAAGCTTGCCTTATTTAAAGCAAAAGGGAGGAAGAATTGTGAATATTGCTTCTTCTTCGATTAAAGAACCGATTCAAGGGTTGATTTTATCCAATACGTTTCGAACAGCCATTGTTGGGTTAGCTAAAACATTGTCTGTTGAATTAGGTCCTGACAATATTTTAATTAATACAGTTGGACCAGGACGAATTGCAACGGAGCGTATTCAATATTTAGATGAAGTAACAGCTGAGAAAAAAGGAATTACACAGGAGCAATTATCTCAGCAATTACTGAAAAATATTCCTCTTGGCCGATATGGAGAACCTGAGGAGTTTGCTAAGTTTGTGACGTTCCTCGTTTCAGGAGCGAATACGTATCTAACAGGACAGTCTTATTTAGTAGATGGCGGTATGGTTAAATCAATTTAA
- a CDS encoding NAD(P)-dependent oxidoreductase codes for MKENAIIGFIGTGVMGKSMAHHLLKAGYELYVYTRTKEKAEELLIQGAKWADTPKELAQHANVIITMIGYPKDVEDIYLGEQGLIVNGKPGTYMIDMTTSTPSLAERIASEAKKKGMAALDAPVSGGDIGARDAKLAIMVGGEEEDFKTVQPILEVMGNNIIYQGKAGAGQHTKMCNQITIASTMIGVTEAIVYAKKAGLDPDRVLQSISTGAASSWSLTNLVPRMVKEDFEPGFYIKHFIKDMTIALEEADKMGMDTPGLALSKSLYVQLAEAGEENSGTQALYKYYK; via the coding sequence ATGAAGGAGAATGCAATCATTGGTTTTATTGGTACAGGTGTTATGGGAAAAAGTATGGCCCATCATTTATTAAAAGCGGGATATGAGCTTTATGTGTATACGAGAACAAAGGAAAAAGCAGAAGAGCTGCTGATTCAAGGGGCAAAATGGGCGGATACACCGAAAGAACTAGCACAGCATGCGAATGTAATTATTACGATGATTGGCTATCCGAAAGATGTAGAGGATATTTATCTTGGTGAGCAAGGACTTATTGTAAACGGTAAACCTGGTACATATATGATTGATATGACAACGTCTACCCCCTCTTTAGCTGAGCGAATTGCGAGCGAGGCTAAGAAAAAAGGAATGGCAGCTCTTGATGCACCTGTGTCAGGAGGGGATATTGGAGCGCGAGATGCCAAGCTTGCGATTATGGTCGGCGGTGAAGAAGAAGATTTTAAGACGGTTCAACCGATTTTAGAAGTTATGGGAAATAATATTATTTACCAAGGGAAAGCAGGGGCTGGGCAACATACGAAAATGTGTAACCAAATTACGATTGCTTCAACGATGATTGGTGTAACAGAAGCGATTGTGTATGCGAAAAAAGCAGGATTAGATCCAGACCGTGTGCTGCAAAGTATTTCTACTGGAGCGGCTAGCAGCTGGTCGTTAACGAATCTTGTGCCACGGATGGTGAAAGAGGATTTTGAACCAGGGTTTTATATTAAACACTTTATTAAAGATATGACGATTGCGCTTGAAGAGGCCGATAAAATGGGGATGGATACACCAGGGCTTGCCTTAAGTAAATCATTGTATGTCCAACTTGCAGAAGCAGGTGAGGAAAACAGCGGTACACAAGCATTGTATAAATATTACAAGTGA
- a CDS encoding aminotransferase A, protein MDHILNPLVKSVEISGIRKFYNMVADIEGTISLTIGQPDFPTPLHIKEAAKQAIDENYTVYTHNAGYLELREAAREYVKKKYALSYRAEDEIIVTTGASEAIDIAFRTILLPCTEVILPGPVYPGYEPIIKMCGAVPVYADTTQNNFRMTADVIEPYITEATRCIVLPYPSNPTGVTLTSAELEAIADLVRGKDIMILADEIYSELVYDQEHVSIASFLKEQTIVLNGLSKSHSMTGWRIGFLFAPANICQHILKVHQYNVTCASSISQRAALAALTTGFNDALPMKEEYAKRRDYVYNRLQAMQLDVVKPNGAFYFFVKLPKGYTSSLDFCLKLVQQTKVAVVPGEAFSSLGDDYFRISYAYSMETLKEALDRIEAFLR, encoded by the coding sequence ATGGATCATATACTTAATCCTCTTGTTAAATCAGTGGAAATATCGGGAATACGCAAATTCTATAATATGGTAGCCGATATTGAAGGGACTATTTCGTTAACGATTGGACAACCAGATTTCCCGACACCACTTCATATAAAAGAGGCAGCTAAACAAGCAATTGACGAAAATTATACCGTGTATACACATAATGCTGGCTATTTAGAATTAAGAGAAGCAGCTCGTGAATATGTAAAGAAGAAATATGCTCTTTCCTATCGAGCAGAAGATGAAATTATCGTGACAACTGGGGCAAGTGAGGCCATTGATATCGCATTTAGAACTATTCTATTGCCTTGCACGGAAGTCATTCTGCCTGGACCTGTTTACCCTGGCTATGAACCGATTATAAAAATGTGTGGTGCGGTTCCAGTATATGCAGATACAACGCAAAACAATTTTCGGATGACAGCTGATGTGATCGAGCCCTACATAACAGAAGCTACTCGTTGTATTGTATTACCTTATCCATCTAATCCAACAGGCGTTACATTAACGAGCGCCGAATTAGAAGCTATCGCCGATCTTGTTCGCGGCAAAGATATTATGATTTTAGCGGATGAAATTTATAGTGAATTAGTATACGACCAAGAACATGTTTCGATTGCTAGCTTCTTAAAAGAACAAACAATCGTGTTAAATGGCTTATCTAAATCTCATTCAATGACAGGATGGAGAATTGGCTTTTTATTTGCCCCGGCAAATATTTGTCAACATATTTTAAAAGTACATCAATACAACGTGACGTGCGCTTCATCGATTTCTCAGCGAGCAGCTCTAGCTGCGCTCACTACAGGATTTAATGACGCACTGCCAATGAAAGAGGAATATGCCAAACGAAGAGACTATGTATATAATCGCCTTCAGGCAATGCAGTTAGACGTCGTTAAACCAAACGGTGCATTCTACTTTTTTGTTAAACTGCCAAAAGGATATACCTCTTCTCTAGATTTTTGCCTGAAGCTTGTTCAACAAACAAAGGTCGCTGTCGTTCCTGGTGAAGCTTTCTCTTCACTCGGCGATGACTATTTCCGTATTTCTTATGCTTACTCTATGGAAACATTGAAAGAAGCACTCGATCGAATCGAAGCATTTTTACGATAA
- the corA gene encoding magnesium/cobalt transporter CorA — MIHICAITKNHEFVSNLSLEDVHEQHIDWYWVDFFQPNEEEQEELARFFQFHPLAIEDCLDDFIQRPKIDYYETYQFIILHVLKKADLRPVELDLFVGNRWLVTFHNEELEEITVVWERLKKDISMKKGPFFLMHGLIDYIVDEYYPTVYSIENQLNQIEDNTENETIAELIDQLFDLRSDLSKLRRTIMPMRDLLYRMTSSDRISYLQEQHSYFNDVYDHLLKLAEMLEAYRDFSSDIRDNYLSVNSNNMNKTMMTLMVITTIFMPLTFIAGVYGMNFSFMPELNWRYGYFVVLAMMGGIALLMFWYFVKKGWLNNSKQKRKRERKSKVL, encoded by the coding sequence GTGATACACATTTGTGCAATAACAAAGAATCATGAGTTTGTTTCTAATTTATCTTTAGAAGATGTTCATGAGCAACATATAGACTGGTATTGGGTTGATTTTTTTCAACCAAATGAAGAGGAACAGGAGGAGTTGGCTCGTTTTTTTCAATTTCATCCATTGGCCATTGAAGATTGTTTAGATGACTTCATTCAACGTCCTAAAATTGACTATTATGAAACGTATCAATTTATTATCCTGCATGTGCTAAAAAAAGCAGATTTGCGACCAGTTGAATTAGATTTGTTTGTTGGAAATCGATGGCTTGTTACGTTTCATAATGAAGAATTGGAGGAGATAACAGTTGTATGGGAGCGGTTAAAAAAAGATATCTCCATGAAAAAAGGTCCGTTTTTTCTTATGCATGGGTTGATTGATTATATTGTCGATGAATATTATCCGACGGTGTACAGCATAGAAAATCAGTTAAATCAGATCGAGGATAATACAGAAAATGAGACGATTGCAGAGTTAATTGATCAGCTATTTGATCTACGGTCTGACTTGTCAAAGTTACGGCGTACAATTATGCCGATGCGTGATTTATTGTATCGAATGACTTCCTCGGATCGGATTAGTTATTTACAAGAACAGCATTCCTATTTTAATGATGTATATGATCATTTATTGAAGTTAGCGGAAATGTTAGAAGCGTATCGTGATTTTTCTTCAGATATCCGTGATAATTATTTATCCGTTAACTCGAATAATATGAATAAAACGATGATGACATTAATGGTTATTACAACGATTTTTATGCCTCTTACTTTTATTGCTGGCGTATATGGTATGAACTTTTCTTTTATGCCGGAGCTAAATTGGCGCTATGGCTATTTTGTTGTACTAGCTATGATGGGAGGAATCGCGCTGCTTATGTTCTGGTATTTTGTGAAAAAAGGCTGGCTGAATAATAGCAAGCAAAAAAGAAAAAGAGAGCGAAAATCAAAAGTGCTGTAA
- the corA gene encoding magnesium/cobalt transporter CorA, producing MISFIGITDKNKLEKHVFIDDLNFSKYKWFWVDFNEPTKEELTHLEKTFHFHPLAIEDCIHTLQRPKLDYYYDYTFYTTHLVREEERDILKEELDFFVGENFIVTFHLNPAIEVSQVWDRLLSQKNVEKWDTFYVFYQILDKIVDNYFPLIYKIEEKLNKIEDNIQNKSMSHLMNELFDTRYMLLNLLHTIHPMRDLLYRMLNSHHLSGVKKRKEYFSDIYDHLLKLSEMVMTDREVTADIRDSYLSLNSHQTNNVMKVLTIITSIFAPLTLIAGIFGMNFEYMPELTWKYGYFFSLGLMGVIGVSMYFWFKRKGWF from the coding sequence ATGATAAGCTTTATCGGGATTACTGATAAAAATAAGTTAGAAAAACATGTGTTTATAGATGATTTGAATTTCTCTAAATATAAATGGTTTTGGGTGGATTTTAATGAGCCTACTAAAGAAGAGCTAACACATTTAGAGAAAACTTTCCACTTCCATCCACTCGCTATTGAAGATTGTATACATACACTTCAAAGACCAAAATTAGATTATTATTATGATTATACTTTTTATACTACACATCTCGTTCGAGAAGAAGAAAGAGATATCTTAAAAGAGGAGTTAGATTTTTTTGTAGGAGAAAACTTTATAGTAACTTTCCACCTTAATCCAGCAATAGAAGTTTCTCAAGTATGGGACAGATTACTATCTCAAAAAAATGTTGAGAAATGGGACACCTTCTATGTGTTTTATCAAATTTTAGACAAAATCGTGGATAATTACTTCCCATTAATTTATAAAATAGAAGAAAAATTAAATAAAATTGAAGATAATATACAAAATAAATCAATGAGTCATTTAATGAATGAACTGTTTGATACAAGATATATGTTGTTAAATCTACTGCATACCATTCATCCAATGCGTGATTTACTTTATCGTATGCTAAACTCTCACCATTTGAGCGGTGTAAAAAAAAGAAAAGAATACTTCTCTGATATTTACGACCACCTTTTGAAATTATCAGAAATGGTCATGACGGATAGGGAAGTAACTGCAGACATAAGAGATAGTTATCTCTCATTAAACTCTCACCAAACAAATAATGTGATGAAAGTTCTTACTATTATAACTTCTATATTTGCCCCTTTAACACTGATTGCAGGGATTTTCGGGATGAATTTTGAATATATGCCCGAATTAACATGGAAATATGGTTATTTCTTTTCTCTTGGATTAATGGGAGTTATTGGAGTATCCATGTACTTTTGGTTTAAGAGGAAGGGGTGGTTTTAG